From a single Daphnia pulex isolate KAP4 chromosome 2, ASM2113471v1 genomic region:
- the LOC124205907 gene encoding uncharacterized protein LOC124205907 isoform X1 — protein MLDIDAYIADRQCFVCGFQLQYGISSQLAPFLFRSPATLSLPISFICSIHFDEKCLTSVNRIWYLNKNSIPTLFLRQTADLKKSGKLQSDIECQLKQYEYAVSEFQTSKTSLSVVEIEATKLILTNDECGIPQNLTSRQRELLFNDNTQTWSYECVRLPENELLISSPSSLIPFIEGDKEVSTPCVSLECTTAPSSDSIVAPFVYRCSSMTEIPLRISTRQKTRPQRYRGTDNDLNMRHARMMKARSSSTKLRKPLINAVRSVNVEPVVECENLESFHVDDVDGFLIFSFANSEDLVKFCADQL, from the exons ATGCTTGACATAGATGCATATATCGCTGACCGTCAGTGTTTCGTCTGTGGGTTTCAACTACAATATGGAATATCTTCACAACTTGCCCCTTTTCTGTTTCG TTCTCCTGCAACCCTTTCTCTGCCTATATCATTCATTTGCtctattcattttgatgaaaaatgtctGACTTCAGTCAATAGAATCTggtatttaaataaaaattccattcCAACATTGTTTCTTCGTCAAACTGCTGATCTTAAGAAG TCGGGAAAATTGCAGTCAGATATTGAATGCCAATTGAAACAATACGAATATGCAGTTAGTGAATTTCAAACCTCAAAAACTTCATTGTCTGTAGTGGAAATTGAAGCAACAAAGCTCATATTAACCAATGACGAATGTG GTATTCCTCAGAACTTGACGAGTCGACAGCGTGAATTACTATTTAACGATAACACTCAAACCTGGTCCTACGAATGTGTTCGTCTTCCCGAAAACGAGTTACTGATTTCATCGCCTTCCTCATTGATCCCCTTCATAGAGGGTGATAAGGAAGTTTCTACTCCATGTGTTTCTCTTGAATGCACAACAGCACCTAGTTCTGATTCTATTGTTGCACCATTTGTTTATCGTTGTTCAAGCATGACTGAAATTCCTCTTCGCATATCTACTCGACAAAAAACTCGGCCTCAGAGATACCGAGGTACCGATAATGATTTGAATATGAGACATGCAAGAATGATGAAGGCGAGGTCCAGCTCAACCAAACTTAGAA AACCATTGATCAATGCAGTCAGATCTGTTAATGTGGAGCCCGTTGTTGAATgtgaaaatttggaaagtttTCATGTCGATGACGTAGacggttttcttattttttcatttgctaATTCTGAGGATCTTGTCAAGTTTTGTGCTGATCAGCTATAA
- the LOC124205907 gene encoding uncharacterized protein LOC124205907 isoform X2, whose translation MHISLTVSVSSVGFNYNMEYLHNLPLFCFVNRIWYLNKNSIPTLFLRQTADLKKSGKLQSDIECQLKQYEYAVSEFQTSKTSLSVVEIEATKLILTNDECGIPQNLTSRQRELLFNDNTQTWSYECVRLPENELLISSPSSLIPFIEGDKEVSTPCVSLECTTAPSSDSIVAPFVYRCSSMTEIPLRISTRQKTRPQRYRGTDNDLNMRHARMMKARSSSTKLRKPLINAVRSVNVEPVVECENLESFHVDDVDGFLIFSFANSEDLVKFCADQL comes from the exons ATGCATATATCGCTGACCGTCAGTGTTTCGTCTGTGGGTTTCAACTACAATATGGAATATCTTCACAACTTGCCCCTTTTCTGTTTCG TCAATAGAATCTggtatttaaataaaaattccattcCAACATTGTTTCTTCGTCAAACTGCTGATCTTAAGAAG TCGGGAAAATTGCAGTCAGATATTGAATGCCAATTGAAACAATACGAATATGCAGTTAGTGAATTTCAAACCTCAAAAACTTCATTGTCTGTAGTGGAAATTGAAGCAACAAAGCTCATATTAACCAATGACGAATGTG GTATTCCTCAGAACTTGACGAGTCGACAGCGTGAATTACTATTTAACGATAACACTCAAACCTGGTCCTACGAATGTGTTCGTCTTCCCGAAAACGAGTTACTGATTTCATCGCCTTCCTCATTGATCCCCTTCATAGAGGGTGATAAGGAAGTTTCTACTCCATGTGTTTCTCTTGAATGCACAACAGCACCTAGTTCTGATTCTATTGTTGCACCATTTGTTTATCGTTGTTCAAGCATGACTGAAATTCCTCTTCGCATATCTACTCGACAAAAAACTCGGCCTCAGAGATACCGAGGTACCGATAATGATTTGAATATGAGACATGCAAGAATGATGAAGGCGAGGTCCAGCTCAACCAAACTTAGAA AACCATTGATCAATGCAGTCAGATCTGTTAATGTGGAGCCCGTTGTTGAATgtgaaaatttggaaagtttTCATGTCGATGACGTAGacggttttcttattttttcatttgctaATTCTGAGGATCTTGTCAAGTTTTGTGCTGATCAGCTATAA
- the LOC124209431 gene encoding serine/arginine repetitive matrix protein 2-like produces the protein MGSPRRAQQDQDSRVDIKDRLQALAKSSSGVKKSSSSTNDRTASKSQNSSQSGRDRGRNNKLSSRKDSMERVMERARTEGGNRWTKKLLDEEAKDPDRWGHSGFKEMYKNELGISRSRRSRSREKTSARRSRSRERAHKIESGRTTSNRERSGGGGVGGGQRKNVRPQIKRSFSSSDRSPNSDVKRRSDSSKRPSNGASHERKLVSDRFAKTNASRTSRLDLNKKPAENRRELASRKDRVVKKKSPLRSRSRSRSPLRQTEKNNGPSRKQIAGLKTKSSTRRGPVSPPERGRSYSGTPSRSSTSPIARRRKCLSDDASSRSSSSLSHSSFSRSSSSSSSSSGSSTSSSSKETGYRKRSALKPKSPPAPPRMKLKEQLRPAQELHAAKQTSASKTVKRPISASNKVVSPVKKRRALSESDSSSNESSSETDDDDMEEGEEEEEGEDTGEGPNAAKELKSGNLGSRLSLSERFGKLAQLSSQRRNLELVQLRIVAPVGGAATTEKNVSIDEASAAPVISNAKAARERSIESSQPPINHHHHHQIKHVHPPEEPIRKDERARDDRWRDWHERYDQYRHVQPPRQLPRDWDDIRVRHKYYTDRGYFGHDMTLEELSRWEAWWHRYQLWRRGYEHAWVKTHGPHVPVEYPDWTNYRSTNNRGEVVQPSSMSSSIRSRLGWRR, from the exons ATGGGATCTCCCAGAAGAGCACAACAGGACCAG gacAGCAGAGTTGATATCAAAGATAGGCTGCAAGCATTAGCAAAATCATCAAGTGGAGTTAAGAAAAGTTCAAGCTCAACCAATGATAGAACTGCTTCCAAATCCCAAAACAGCAGCCAGTCTGGGAGAGACCGTGGAAGAAATAACAAGCTTTCTA GTCGCAAGGATTCCATGGAACGTGTGATGGAACGTGCAAGAACGGAAGGTGGGAACCGTTggacaaaaaagttattagACGAAGAAGCCAAAGATCCTGATCGTTGGGGTCACAGTGGATTCAAAGAAATGTACAAAAATGAACTTGGCATCAGTAGAAGTCGAAGATCACGTTCTCGTGAGAAAACAAGCGCACGTCGTTCGAGATCTCGCGAACGTGCCCATAAAATCGAATCAGGACGGACCACAAGTAATCGAGAAAGaagtggtggtggaggagtaggaggaggGCAGCGCAAGAATGTCCGTCCTCAGATTAAACGTAGTTTTTCCAGCTCTGATCGTAGCCCAAATTCAGATGTCAAAAGACGATCTGATTCGAGTAAACGTCCCAGCAACGGAGCTtcacacgaaagaaaattggtTTCTGACAGATTTGCAAAAACAAATGCCAGTCGAACGAGTAGACTTGATTTGAACAAGAAGCCAGCAGAAAACCGACGTGAACTAGCGTCCAGGAAAGACAGGGTtgtgaagaaaaagagtccGTTGCGATCCCGCAGTCGTAGTCGAAGTCCTCTTCGACagacagagaaaaataatggTCCATCTAGAAAGCAGATTGCTGGTTTGAAGACTAAATCCAGCACGCGACGTGGGCCAGTCTCTCCGCCGGAACGTGGTCGCTCCTATTCCGGCACGCCTTCTCGGTCGTCTACATCCCCAATAGCACGACGTCGGAAATGCTTGAGCGACGATGCGAGCAGTCGAAGCAGCTCTTCACTATCTCATTCATCCTTTTCTCgatcgtcgtcttcttcgtcgAGCAGCAGTGGATCATCGACTAGTTCAAGTTCAAAAGAAACTGGCTACCGCAAAAGATCTGCCTTGAAACCCAAATCTCCACCTGCTCCTCCTCGTATGAAATTGAAGGAGCAGCTCAGGCCAGCCCAAGAGTTGCATGCCGCCAAGCAAACTTCTGCCTCCAAGACTGTCAAACGCCCAATTTCAGCTAGCAATAAAGTTGTATCGCCCGTGAAAAAGCGTCGTGCACTCTCAGAATCAGATTCAAGCTCCAACGAGTCTAGCTCTgaaacagacgacgacgacatggaagaaggcgaagaagaagaggaagggGAAGACACAGGAGAAGGCCCCAATGCTGCCAAGGAACTCAAATCTGGAAACCTGGGCTCTCGCCTTTCGTTGTCGGAGAGATTCGGAAAACTGGCCCAGTTGAGTtctcaaagaagaaatttggaGTTGGTTCAATTGCGAATCGTTGCTCCTGTCGGGGGAGCTGCGACGACTGAGAAGAACGTCAGCATTGATGAAGCTAGCGCTGCTCCAGTCATATCGAATGCAAAAGCCGCAAGGGAACGTTCAATCGAATCATCTCAACCGCCcatcaatcatcatcatcaccatcaaaTTAAGCATGTCCATCCGCCTGAAGAACCGATTCGAAAAGACGAACGAGCACGAGATGACAGATGGAGAGATTGGCATGAAAG ATACGATCAGTACCGACACGTCCAGCCTCCTCGTCAGCTACCACGAGACTGGGATGACATTCGTGTTCGTCACAAATATTATACAGATCGAGGTTATTTCGGCCACGATATGACGTTGGAGGAGCTGTCGCGATGGGAAGCTTGGTGGCATCGCTATCAACTGTGGCGACGTGGCTACGAACATGCTTGGGTGAAAACTCACGGTCCACACGTCCCTGTCGAATACCCTGACTGGACCAATTATAGATCTACCAATAATCGAGGAGAAGTCGTCCAACCAAGTTCGATGAGTTCTTCTATTCGCAGCAGACTTGGATGGAGACGATAG